A genomic window from Leptolyngbya sp. BL0902 includes:
- the proB gene encoding glutamate 5-kinase — MAVSAAQTLVVKIGTSSLAGPGLGQFALSTLANLVETLCLLRNQGHQVVLVSSGAVGIGCRRLDMAERPKTLAMKQAVAAVGQGRLMRIYDDLFSALNQPIAQVLLTRSDLAQRSRYVNSYRTFRQLLALGVIPIVNENDTVAVEELKFGDNDTLSALVASLIGADWLFILTDVDRIYSADPRSNPDAQPIPLIEDLDTLKALKGAAGGQGTTWGTGGMVTKLEAAQIATTAGVRTVITNGKQPGNLLRVLQGEAVGTQIIPQPKPSRGRKRWIAASLPPAGRLRVDEGAAKAILKRGKSLLAAGIIEVSGEFQPQEAVQLCAPDGEEIARGIVNYSDQDLKRIMGRHSDDIPAILGYVGADTVIHRDNLVVLKP, encoded by the coding sequence ATGGCGGTGAGTGCGGCACAAACCTTGGTCGTCAAAATTGGGACATCCAGCTTGGCGGGGCCGGGGCTGGGGCAGTTTGCCCTGTCTACCCTAGCGAATTTGGTGGAAACTCTCTGTCTGCTGCGAAACCAGGGTCATCAGGTGGTGCTGGTCTCATCGGGGGCGGTGGGAATTGGCTGTCGGCGGTTGGATATGGCCGAGCGGCCCAAGACCCTGGCCATGAAGCAAGCGGTGGCGGCGGTGGGCCAAGGGCGGCTGATGCGGATCTACGACGACCTGTTTTCGGCCCTGAACCAGCCCATTGCCCAGGTGTTGCTCACCCGCAGCGACTTGGCCCAGCGTTCTCGCTACGTCAACAGCTACCGCACCTTTCGCCAACTGCTGGCTCTGGGGGTGATCCCCATCGTCAACGAAAACGACACCGTGGCGGTGGAGGAACTGAAGTTTGGCGACAATGACACCCTTTCCGCCCTGGTGGCCAGCCTGATTGGGGCTGATTGGCTGTTTATTCTCACCGATGTGGATCGGATCTATTCCGCCGATCCCCGCTCTAACCCCGATGCCCAACCCATTCCCCTGATTGAAGACCTCGATACCCTGAAGGCCCTGAAGGGAGCAGCAGGGGGCCAAGGCACCACCTGGGGCACGGGCGGCATGGTGACGAAGCTGGAAGCCGCCCAAATTGCCACCACCGCCGGGGTGCGGACGGTGATTACCAACGGCAAACAGCCGGGAAATCTGCTGCGGGTGTTGCAGGGCGAGGCTGTGGGCACCCAGATTATCCCTCAGCCCAAGCCCAGCCGGGGCCGCAAGCGATGGATTGCCGCCAGTTTGCCCCCCGCCGGACGGCTGCGGGTGGATGAGGGTGCCGCTAAGGCCATCCTAAAGCGGGGCAAGTCGCTGCTGGCAGCAGGCATTATCGAAGTGTCTGGAGAGTTTCAACCCCAGGAGGCGGTGCAGCTCTGCGCCCCCGATGGCGAAGAAATTGCGCGGGGCATTGTCAACTACAGTGATCAAGACCTCAAGCGGATCATGGGCCGACATTCCGACGACATTCCCGCCATTTTGGGCTATGTTGGGGCCGATACCGTCATCCACCGAGATAACCTGGTTGTCCTCAAGCCCTAG
- a CDS encoding tryptophan-rich sensory protein — protein sequence MPSAPKSGFGLAIATIVAIVATLAVNTLSNLYPPGGQNVGEISNTVLAGVLITPANYAFIIWGVIYLGLLAYAVYQFHPERRTDPQIQRVNQGLILACVAQVIWIFLFTFQWFAASILAMLVILASLIQIYRTLDIGRSRASRQRRWMAHIPFSLYLGWIAVATIVNIAASLYAAGWGGWGISPVAWTVVMMVVAILLGAVVLWQRRDVTFALVFVWALGAIAQRHSDQAALWIAALGGMVLLGLGSLWSLRSARLGNA from the coding sequence ATGCCATCCGCTCCAAAATCTGGCTTTGGGTTAGCCATTGCCACCATCGTCGCCATTGTGGCCACCTTGGCCGTGAATACCCTCTCCAACCTGTACCCACCAGGGGGGCAAAACGTGGGGGAAATTTCCAACACCGTCCTCGCCGGAGTGCTGATTACCCCGGCTAACTACGCCTTCATTATTTGGGGCGTGATTTACCTGGGATTGCTGGCCTATGCGGTGTATCAGTTTCATCCAGAACGGCGCACCGATCCCCAGATTCAGCGGGTCAACCAAGGGCTCATTCTGGCCTGTGTAGCCCAGGTGATTTGGATTTTTCTCTTCACCTTCCAATGGTTTGCGGCGTCCATCCTGGCCATGCTGGTGATTTTGGCCTCGCTGATTCAGATCTACCGCACCCTTGATATTGGTCGCTCCCGCGCCTCCCGCCAGCGCCGTTGGATGGCCCACATTCCCTTTAGCCTCTACCTGGGCTGGATTGCCGTGGCCACCATCGTCAACATTGCCGCCAGCCTCTATGCCGCTGGGTGGGGGGGCTGGGGCATCTCCCCCGTGGCGTGGACGGTGGTGATGATGGTCGTGGCGATCCTTCTGGGGGCGGTCGTTCTCTGGCAGCGGCGGGATGTCACCTTCGCCCTCGTCTTTGTGTGGGCACTAGGGGCCATCGCCCAACGTCACTCAGATCAGGCCGCCCTGTGGATCGCCGCCCTGGGAGGAATGGTGCTATTGGGGCTGGGCAGTCTCTGGAGTTTGCGCTCCGCCCGTCTGGGCAACGCCTAG
- a CDS encoding DUF1361 domain-containing protein, protein MGSRLAAIATAFDNVYSGWILWNLFLAFVPLLLSFWLFRPRTIPRRWLQVALGGVVSIGVIGLWARRPGVLMDWGRTLVDALTGDVSALLRLSWLVLVLAVVIGLWQWGLSPRKTRRPWLWWLGFVVFMAFLPNAPYVLTDIIHLIRGTRSDTIPAWVIALVFVPIHITAIALGFEAYVISILNVAYYLKQQGARAFILPMELTIHALCAVGIYLGRFIRFNSWDLVTDPLDVLTDTLNILTSRRPLAVVIVTFGVLTVLYWLMKQITLGLKLRIHYARQGMDALD, encoded by the coding sequence ATGGGATCACGACTCGCCGCCATTGCCACCGCCTTCGACAACGTCTATAGCGGCTGGATTTTGTGGAACTTGTTTTTGGCCTTTGTGCCGCTGCTGCTCAGTTTTTGGTTGTTTCGCCCCCGTACCATTCCCCGCCGCTGGCTTCAGGTGGCCCTCGGCGGAGTGGTATCCATCGGCGTCATTGGGCTTTGGGCCAGAAGACCCGGGGTCTTGATGGACTGGGGCCGCACCCTTGTAGATGCCCTCACCGGAGACGTCAGTGCCCTGCTGCGGCTGAGTTGGCTAGTGCTGGTGCTGGCGGTGGTGATCGGGCTGTGGCAGTGGGGGCTGAGCCCTAGGAAGACGCGCCGTCCTTGGCTGTGGTGGCTGGGATTTGTGGTCTTCATGGCCTTTTTGCCCAATGCCCCCTACGTCCTCACCGACATCATTCACCTGATTCGCGGCACCCGCAGCGACACTATTCCCGCCTGGGTGATTGCCCTCGTCTTTGTGCCTATCCACATCACAGCCATTGCCCTAGGGTTTGAAGCCTACGTGATTTCTATCCTCAACGTGGCCTACTACCTGAAACAGCAAGGAGCCAGGGCCTTCATTTTGCCCATGGAGCTAACCATCCACGCCCTCTGCGCCGTTGGCATTTACCTGGGCCGATTCATCCGCTTCAATAGCTGGGACTTAGTGACGGATCCCCTCGACGTGCTCACCGACACCCTGAATATCCTCACCTCCCGGCGACCGCTGGCCGTCGTGATCGTCACCTTTGGGGTTTTGACCGTGCTCTACTGGCTAATGAAGCAAATCACCCTCGGCCTCAAACTACGCATCCACTACGCCCGTCAAGGCATGGATGCCCTCGACTAG
- a CDS encoding MoaD/ThiS family protein, producing MAIKVLIPTPLQKFTNNEATIECTGGNIVELMDALDSTYPGIKARLCDDSGELRRFVNFYVNSEDIRFLDGKETVLNDGDEVSIVPAVAGG from the coding sequence ATGGCCATTAAAGTTCTGATTCCCACCCCGCTGCAAAAGTTCACCAACAATGAAGCCACCATCGAATGTACAGGCGGCAACATTGTGGAACTGATGGATGCTCTAGACAGCACCTATCCCGGCATCAAAGCCCGCCTCTGCGACGATTCCGGTGAGCTGCGCCGCTTTGTAAATTTCTACGTCAACAGCGAAGATATTCGGTTCTTGGACGGCAAAGAAACTGTCCTGAACGATGGTGACGAAGTCAGCATTGTCCCCGCTGTGGCTGGGGGCTAA
- the thrC gene encoding threonine synthase: MTQSLERLVTQSAKTHAPTFTGLKCRECGEMYEATAKHVCEDVCFGPLEVAYDYDAIRQRVSRSSIQAGPLSIWRYKEFLPVSTDDVIDVGTGMTPLVRANRLARRLGLKELYIKNDAVNMPTLSFKDRVVSVALTRARELGFTTVSCASTGNLANSTAAIAAHAGLDCCVFIPSDLEAGKVLGTLIYGPTVMAVHGNYDQVNRLCSEVANSYGWGFVNINLRPYYSEGSKTLGFEVAEQLGWRLPDHVVAPLASGSLFTKIYKGFQEFTKVGLVEGKDVRFSGAQAEGCSPIAQAFRDGRDFVSPVKPSTIAKSIAIGNPADGIYALDIARKTNGNIESVTDAEIVEGMKLLAETEGIFTETAGGTTIAVLKKLAEAGKINPDECTVAYITGNGLKTQEAVQGYIGEPLTIEPKLDSFERALERARTLDRLEWQQVLV; encoded by the coding sequence ATGACGCAGTCCCTCGAACGCCTTGTCACCCAGTCCGCCAAGACCCACGCCCCCACCTTCACCGGGCTGAAGTGTCGCGAGTGCGGCGAAATGTATGAAGCCACCGCTAAGCACGTTTGCGAAGATGTGTGCTTTGGCCCCCTGGAAGTCGCCTACGACTACGACGCCATTCGTCAGCGGGTGTCTCGCAGCAGCATTCAGGCTGGCCCTCTGTCGATCTGGCGCTACAAAGAGTTTCTGCCTGTCAGCACCGATGATGTGATCGACGTGGGCACCGGGATGACCCCCCTGGTGCGGGCCAACCGTCTGGCGCGTCGCCTGGGCCTGAAAGAGCTTTACATTAAAAACGACGCCGTCAACATGCCCACCCTCAGCTTCAAGGATCGGGTGGTCTCTGTGGCATTGACCCGTGCCCGCGAACTGGGCTTTACCACAGTCTCCTGCGCCAGCACCGGAAACCTGGCCAACTCCACCGCCGCCATCGCCGCCCACGCGGGTCTCGACTGCTGCGTGTTCATCCCCTCCGACCTGGAAGCGGGCAAAGTCCTGGGTACCCTGATCTACGGCCCCACGGTGATGGCCGTCCACGGTAACTACGACCAAGTCAACCGCCTCTGCTCCGAGGTGGCCAACTCCTACGGCTGGGGCTTCGTCAATATCAACCTGCGCCCCTACTATTCCGAAGGCTCCAAGACCCTCGGCTTTGAGGTGGCGGAACAACTGGGCTGGCGCTTGCCCGACCATGTGGTGGCTCCCCTGGCCTCTGGCTCCCTGTTCACCAAAATCTACAAGGGCTTCCAAGAGTTCACCAAGGTCGGCTTGGTAGAAGGCAAGGATGTCCGCTTCAGCGGTGCCCAGGCCGAAGGTTGCTCCCCCATCGCCCAAGCCTTCCGGGACGGTCGCGACTTCGTTTCTCCGGTGAAGCCCAGCACCATCGCTAAATCCATCGCCATCGGCAACCCCGCTGACGGCATCTACGCCCTCGACATTGCCCGCAAAACCAACGGGAACATCGAATCTGTGACCGATGCGGAAATCGTAGAAGGGATGAAGTTGCTGGCGGAAACCGAAGGCATCTTCACCGAAACCGCTGGCGGCACCACCATCGCCGTGCTGAAGAAGCTGGCCGAAGCTGGCAAAATCAATCCCGACGAGTGCACCGTGGCCTACATCACCGGAAACGGCCTCAAGACCCAGGAAGCCGTTCAGGGCTACATTGGCGAACCCCTCACCATCGAACCCAAGCTCGACAGCTTCGAGCGGGCACTGGAGCGGGCTCGCACCCTGGATCGCCTGGAGTGGCAGCAAGTGCTGGTCTAA
- the ntcA gene encoding global nitrogen regulator NtcA produces the protein MVVTQDKPLANVFRQLSGGAFPPVVESYERGKTIFFPGDPAERVYFLLKGAVKLSRVYEAGEEITVALLRENSVFGVLSLITGNRSDRFYHSVAFTPVELLSVPIEQVEQALEENPELAMVMLRGLSSRILQTEMMIETLAHRDMGSRLVSFLLILCRDFGVPSQDGITIDLKLSHQAIAEAIGSTRVTVTRLLGDLRQEGMISIYKKKITVHDPVNLSQQFT, from the coding sequence ATGGTAGTGACCCAAGATAAACCGCTTGCCAATGTCTTTCGCCAGCTTTCGGGCGGGGCTTTCCCTCCAGTCGTAGAGTCTTACGAGCGCGGCAAAACGATTTTCTTCCCTGGAGATCCGGCGGAGCGGGTATACTTTCTGCTGAAAGGAGCCGTCAAGCTATCGCGGGTCTACGAAGCGGGTGAAGAAATTACCGTGGCCCTGCTGCGGGAAAACAGCGTATTCGGCGTCCTCTCCCTGATTACCGGAAACCGCTCCGACCGCTTCTACCATTCCGTCGCCTTCACCCCGGTTGAGCTGCTATCGGTGCCCATCGAACAGGTGGAGCAAGCCCTAGAGGAAAACCCCGAACTGGCCATGGTGATGCTGCGAGGGCTGTCCTCCCGCATCCTGCAAACGGAAATGATGATCGAAACCCTGGCCCATCGGGATATGGGATCTCGCCTGGTCAGCTTTTTGCTGATTCTCTGCCGCGACTTTGGCGTGCCCAGCCAAGACGGCATCACCATCGACCTCAAACTCTCTCACCAGGCCATCGCCGAAGCCATCGGCTCCACCCGCGTCACCGTCACCCGCCTGCTGGGGGATCTACGCCAGGAAGGGATGATTTCCATCTACAAAAAGAAAATCACCGTCCACGACCCTGTGAATCTCAGCCAGCAGTTTACCTAG
- the tmk gene encoding dTMP kinase, with protein MRGKLIVFEGVEGCGKSTQLQQLRESLAQSAAFQALQNQGIIPELLTTREPGGTDLGIGLRRLLLEDYGEVAIAPRAELLLYAADRAQHIEEMILPTLEAGSWVLCDRFTDSTVAYQGYGRGLDLGLIQELNQVATAGLVPDLTIWLKLDVEQGLARAQRRGAQDRMEQAELAFHQRVQQGFETLAQQFPDQRATIDGAQSADAVAAAIHTVVQDYLAEWYKPFLAI; from the coding sequence ATGCGGGGAAAGCTAATTGTATTTGAGGGGGTGGAGGGCTGCGGCAAGTCTACCCAGCTTCAGCAGTTGCGGGAAAGTTTGGCGCAGAGTGCGGCTTTTCAAGCGCTACAAAACCAGGGGATTATCCCCGAATTACTGACGACCCGCGAACCCGGTGGCACAGACCTAGGGATAGGGCTGCGGCGGCTCTTGTTGGAAGATTATGGGGAGGTGGCCATTGCTCCACGGGCGGAACTGTTGCTCTACGCCGCCGACCGGGCGCAGCATATCGAAGAAATGATTCTGCCCACGCTGGAGGCCGGAAGTTGGGTGTTGTGTGATCGCTTCACCGATTCCACCGTGGCCTACCAGGGCTATGGTCGGGGGTTAGATTTGGGGCTGATTCAGGAACTCAATCAGGTAGCGACGGCGGGATTGGTGCCAGATTTGACGATTTGGCTGAAGCTCGATGTGGAGCAGGGACTCGCCAGGGCGCAGCGGCGGGGGGCGCAGGATCGCATGGAGCAGGCGGAATTGGCCTTCCATCAACGGGTGCAGCAGGGGTTTGAAACCCTGGCCCAGCAATTTCCAGACCAACGGGCTACCATTGACGGGGCACAGTCTGCCGATGCGGTGGCGGCGGCGATTCATACCGTGGTTCAGGACTATTTGGCGGAATGGTACAAGCCCTTTTTGGCGATTTAG
- the holB gene encoding DNA polymerase III subunit delta' has translation MVQALFGDLVGQETAIALLARAVDQRRVAPAYLFAGPNGVGRRLAAERFAEVLFAPDSNLLTGPDPTPNQRRRIAQRNHPDLLWVEPTYLHQGNLVSASAAAEQGITRKSAPQIRLEQVRQIAQFLSRPPLESPRCVVVLESAETMAEGAANGLLKTLEEPGQATIILLAPGPQALLPTLVSRCQTIPFQRLNGDDLTTVLQRVGQTEVLNQPQVLAMAQGSPGQAIAAYEQLQAIPTELLQALHQPPRSLRAALDQGRQVAKTLDTESQLWLLDYLLNWYWQTYPVESAQWLPHLEKAKGYLRRFVQPRLVWEVMFMELANLGH, from the coding sequence ATGGTACAAGCCCTTTTTGGCGATTTAGTCGGTCAAGAAACGGCCATTGCTCTGCTGGCGAGGGCGGTGGATCAGCGGCGGGTGGCTCCGGCCTACCTGTTTGCGGGGCCAAATGGCGTGGGGCGGCGGCTAGCAGCGGAACGCTTTGCCGAAGTGCTGTTTGCCCCCGATTCCAACCTACTGACAGGCCCAGATCCCACCCCCAACCAACGCCGCCGCATTGCCCAGCGCAACCACCCCGACCTGCTTTGGGTGGAGCCCACCTATCTGCACCAGGGCAACCTGGTCTCCGCCTCTGCCGCCGCCGAACAGGGCATTACCCGCAAAAGTGCGCCCCAAATTCGCCTAGAGCAGGTGCGGCAAATTGCCCAATTCCTCAGCCGTCCGCCGCTGGAATCGCCCCGCTGTGTGGTGGTGCTGGAATCCGCCGAAACCATGGCCGAAGGTGCTGCCAACGGGCTGCTGAAAACCCTGGAAGAACCGGGACAGGCCACGATTATCCTGCTGGCCCCTGGCCCCCAAGCCCTGCTGCCCACCCTGGTGTCTCGCTGCCAAACCATTCCCTTTCAGCGGTTAAACGGGGACGACTTGACCACGGTGCTGCAACGGGTGGGCCAAACCGAAGTTCTCAACCAGCCCCAGGTGCTGGCCATGGCCCAGGGCAGTCCCGGACAGGCCATTGCCGCCTATGAGCAATTACAAGCCATCCCCACCGAACTCCTGCAAGCTCTGCACCAGCCCCCCCGCAGTCTCCGTGCCGCCCTCGACCAGGGCCGTCAAGTGGCCAAAACCCTGGATACCGAGTCTCAACTGTGGCTGCTGGATTATCTGCTGAACTGGTATTGGCAAACCTATCCCGTAGAAAGCGCCCAGTGGTTGCCCCACTTGGAAAAGGCCAAGGGCTACCTGCGCCGTTTCGTGCAGCCCCGCCTGGTGTGGGAAGTCATGTTTATGGAACTCGCCAATCTAGGCCACTAG
- the gloB gene encoding hydroxyacylglutathione hydrolase, with amino-acid sequence MNIYRLRAFRDNYIFVLHDPNTRQSAVVDPGDAAPVLHWLDQHGANLIAIFNTHHHSDHVGGNQRLLSRFPEAKVYGGAEDRGRIPGQTVFLQEGDRVSLGDRTGEVIFVPGHTRAHIAYYFPPNRGEDWGELFCGDTLFAGGCGRLFEGTPAQMVDSLTKLRQLPDTTRVWCAHEYTLNNLRFAITVDAHNSALSQRLRQVEISRQQDQETVPSELGLEKQTNPFLRWDDPAIRAAVEGQDAAQTFARLRGKKDLF; translated from the coding sequence ATGAATATTTATCGGCTGCGAGCCTTTCGGGACAACTACATTTTTGTGCTCCACGATCCCAACACCCGTCAATCGGCGGTGGTCGATCCAGGGGATGCGGCTCCCGTTTTGCACTGGTTGGATCAGCATGGCGCAAATCTCATCGCCATTTTCAACACCCACCATCACAGCGATCATGTGGGTGGAAATCAGCGGTTACTCAGCCGTTTTCCAGAGGCCAAAGTCTATGGCGGTGCTGAGGATCGGGGCCGAATCCCAGGGCAAACGGTCTTTTTGCAGGAAGGGGATCGGGTTTCCTTGGGAGATCGCACCGGAGAGGTTATCTTTGTCCCTGGCCACACCCGTGCCCATATCGCCTACTACTTCCCTCCAAATCGGGGTGAAGATTGGGGCGAGTTATTCTGTGGAGATACCCTATTTGCCGGGGGCTGCGGGCGTTTGTTTGAAGGCACCCCCGCCCAAATGGTCGATTCCCTCACCAAATTACGCCAACTGCCCGACACCACACGGGTCTGGTGCGCCCACGAATACACCCTCAATAATTTACGCTTTGCCATCACTGTAGACGCCCACAATTCCGCACTTAGTCAGCGCTTGCGGCAGGTAGAAATTTCTCGCCAACAAGATCAGGAAACCGTACCTTCAGAACTGGGATTAGAAAAGCAAACCAATCCCTTTTTGCGGTGGGATGATCCGGCTATTCGAGCCGCCGTGGAGGGCCAAGATGCTGCCCAAACCTTTGCTCGTTTGCGCGGCAAAAAAGATTTATTTTAG
- a CDS encoding cupin domain-containing protein has translation MIPSQTILADLFNIGQHQDQLPWQPFRPGVEIYPLCQGQDTPAQLALLRYQPGASVPRHRHPGFEHILVLWGAQEDDHGRYSAGTLTINPPGSQHQVASPEGCIVLIGWEKPVEISSMDG, from the coding sequence ATGATTCCCAGCCAGACCATCCTTGCAGACTTGTTTAATATCGGCCAGCACCAAGACCAGCTACCCTGGCAACCCTTCCGGCCTGGGGTGGAAATTTACCCCCTCTGCCAAGGGCAAGATACCCCGGCCCAACTGGCCCTATTGCGCTATCAGCCAGGAGCTTCGGTGCCCCGCCATCGTCATCCAGGGTTTGAGCATATCCTCGTCCTGTGGGGGGCTCAGGAGGATGATCACGGGCGCTATTCGGCGGGAACGCTCACCATTAATCCCCCCGGTAGCCAGCATCAGGTGGCCAGCCCAGAGGGGTGCATTGTGCTGATTGGCTGGGAAAAGCCCGTGGAAATTAGCAGCATGGATGGCTAA